In the Methanofastidiosum sp. genome, TGGTACCAAAAATCTATACCACAAACACTTCGGATGAGGAATAAAAGAAATTATTCTTCATTTATTTTTGAATTTTCTTTAATTACCATTTATTACAATGGATTCTATTTTCCTCAAATCTGTTTATTTGTGGCTTTCCTTCGTTAGGATATCCAATTGAAATAAGAGATACAGGTAATATATTTTCAGGCAAGTTAAGTATTTCTCTGATGCCTTTCATTCTTTCTTCATCAGGATATATCCCAAGCCAACATGCACCAAGCCCCATCGAATGTGCGGCTAACAGGATATTTTCAGTCGCTGCAGAGCAATCAATAGTAATAAATATGTCCCGTGTAATATTCAAGTCACCAGCAACTAGAATTGCCATCGGGGCTTCATAAAGCATCTTCGAGTTTGGATGAAAAGAAGGGATCTTATCCAATACCTCTCTTTTATCT is a window encoding:
- a CDS encoding nitroreductase family protein; this translates as MDFLDIIMSRRSIRKYRQNGVPEDHIKRILEAAMNAPSRKNERPWHFVIIDKREVLDKIPSFHPNSKMLYEAPMAILVAGDLNITRDIFITIDCSAATENILLAAHSMGLGACWLGIYPDEERMKGIREILNLPENILPVSLISIGYPNEGKPQINRFEENRIHCNKW